One Nerophis lumbriciformis linkage group LG19, RoL_Nlum_v2.1, whole genome shotgun sequence DNA segment encodes these proteins:
- the impa1 gene encoding inositol monophosphatase 1, with translation MADVWQSAMDHAVAVARKAGQVVREAVQSVHKEAVMVKSSSVDLVTQTDQKVEKLIIQSVKEKFPKHSFIGEESVAAGEVCTLTDSPTWIIDPIDGTTNFVHTYPYVGVSIGFSVNKQVEFGVVYSCLQDQMFTARRGKGAFCNGEPLQVSNQQDIHQALIAAEFGSNRDVQTVEKIFSSLKKVVSIPVHGVRGAGSAAINMCLVASGCVEAYYEIGMHVWDIAAGSLIVSEAGGVVMDVEGGSLDLMSRRVLAANNRKVAERLVKEIDAFRPIRDDAPLAE, from the exons ATGGCCGACGTGTGGCAGAGCGCCATGGACCACGCTGTAGCTGTGGCTAGAAAAGCCGGACAG GTGGTGCGGGAAGCTGTGCAAAGCGTTCATAAGGAAGCAGTGATGGTGAAAAGTTCGTCAGTCGATCTGGTGACCCAGACGGACCAGAAGGTGGAGAAGCTCATCATCCAGTCTGTGAAGGAGAAGTTCCCAAAACACAG CTTCATAGGGGAGGAGTCTGTTGCCGCAGGAGAAGTTTGCACCCTGACTGACAGTCCCACCTGGATCATTGACCCCATTGATGGCACCACCAACTTTGTTCACAC CTATCCTTATGTTGGCGTGTCCATCGGATTCTCCGTCAACAAACAG GTGGAGTTCGGTGTGGTATACAGTTGTCTCCAAGATCAAATGTTCACTGCACGGCGAGGGAAGGGCGCCTTCTGTAACGGAGAACCTCTACAAGTTTCTAATCAGCAAG ACATCCACCAGGCTCTCATCGCTGCAGAGTTTGGGTCCAACAGAGACGTGCAAACCGTGGAAAAGATCTTCTCCAGCCTTAAGAAAGTTGTCAGCATCCCTGTCCACGG GGTGCGTGGCGCAGGAAGTGCAGCCATCAACATGTGCCTGGTGGCGTCCGGCTGCGTGGAGGCTTACTACGAGATCGGCATGCACGTGTGGGATATCGCAGCGGGCTCGCTCATCGTCTCCGAGGCCGGCGGCGTCGTCATGGACGTGGAGG gaGGCTCCTTGGACTTGATGTCCCGCCGAGTTTTGGCTGCCAACAATCGAAAAGTTGCCGAGCGACTCGTCAAAGAAATCGATGCATTCCGTCCGATTAGAGACGACGCGCCGCTGGCAGAGTGA
- the LOC133618669 gene encoding inositol monophosphatase 1-like has translation MNCSSCQLLTQLIMADWSHCLTFGLSVAKQASQLIMAAFKQQKEVTCKSSAADLVTQSDMKVEKFIKSAIADKYPHHRFIGEESVGMGENLQLTNHPTWIIDPIDGTVNFVHSFPFVAVSIAFCVNKQTEFGIVYSCVDDKVYHAQRGRGAFMNGQMLHVSGQQDVSRCVVVTEIGAERDDVALSTMTSNIFRLLKLPVHGVRALGTAAVDMCQVATGGADVYYHIGMHCWDIAASAIIVQEAGGVVMDTNGSEFDMMSRRVIAASSSTVANRIARVISAFPCCRDDAKPSK, from the exons ATGAACTGTTCTTCATGTCAACTTCTCACACAGCTCATCATGGCCGACTGGAGCCACTGTTTGACCTTTGGCCTCTCAGTGGCCAAACAGGCCAGTCAG CTGATCATGGCGGCATTTAAGCAGCAGAAGGAGGTGACGTGTAAAAGTTCTGCTGCTGATTTGGTGACacaaagcgacatgaaggtggaaAAGTTTATTAAGTCTGCCATTGCTGACAAATATCCTCACCACAG GTTCATCGGGGAGGAGTCTGTGGGCATGGGGGAGAACTTGCAGCTGACAAATCATCCCACCTGGATCATTGATCCCATTGATGGAACTGTCAATTTTGTCCACAG CTTTCCGTTTGTGGCCGTCTCCATCGCCTTCTGTGTCAATAAGCAG ACCGAGTTTGGTATCGTGTACAGCTGTGTGGACGACAAAGTGTACCATGctcagcgaggaagaggagccttTATGAATGGACAAATGCTGCACGTCTCCGGACAGCAAG ATGTGAGCAGATGTGTGGTGGTGACGGAGATCGGGGCGGAGCGCGATGACGTTGCTCTGTCCACGATGACGTCCAACATCTTCAGACTGCTGAAGCTTCCTGTGCACGG AGTGCGAGCGTTAGGCACGGCGGCAGTGGATATGTGTCAGGTGGCGACTGGTGGCGCTGACGTCTACTATCACATTGGGATGCACTGCTGGGACATCGCTGCCTCTGCTATTATCGTCCAGGAAGCTGGAGGCGTTGTCATGGATACTAATG GCTCAGAGTTCGACATGATGTCACGCCGAGTCATCGCAGCGAGCTCGTCTACTGTGGCCAATCGTATTGCTCGGGTGATTAGCGCATTTCCCTGTTGCCGTGACGACGCCAAGCCAAGCAAATGA
- the lg19h7orf25 gene encoding UPF0415 protein C7orf25 homolog produces the protein MSLKDMLQERIGVAKTLCQRAEKLSPSVEGRGKLCSKLRAELRFLRRVESGELLIKESHLHSTNLTHLTAIVESAESLEDVVAVLHVFSYQDTASRKQTLVVDVVANGGHTWVKAVGRKAEALHNIWQGRGQYGIKSIIRQAEDFVQASCQQPVQYLHPHVVFAFYNGVSSPMAERLKDMGVSVRGDIVAVNAVLTEEEDDENEEEEEESELTRVDRDNVVASLAFPTQVRTEECPRVNLDITTLIAYVSSLSHGRCHFTFREHVLTEQAAQERRQQVLPQLDAFMAGKELYACAAAVQDFQLILDTLGGPGEKERARQLLDRLHLVDDRPSERALRLTPSAKVNRRSLLIFGTGDSLQAVTMTANSRFVRAAANQDVRFSVFIHQPRALTEGKEWRAKPISTAADGSS, from the coding sequence ATGTCTCTGAAGGACATGTTGCAGGAGAGAATTGGCGTGGCCAAAACGCTGTGTCAAAGGGCCGAGAAGCTCAGTCCCTCTGTGGAAGGCAGAGGGAAATTATGCAGCAAACTGCGAGCAGAGCTCCGCTTCCTGAGGCGAGTGGAGAGTGGCGAACTGCTCATCAAAGAGTCCCACTTGCACAGCACCAATCTGACCCACCTGACCGCCATCGTGGAGTCTGCTGAGAGTCTTGAGGACGTGGTCGCCGTGCTGCATGTCTTCTCCTACCAGGACACCGCCAGCCGCAAGCAGACACTGGTGGTGGACGTGGTGGCCAATGGTGGGCACACCTGGGTCAAGGCGGTGGGCAGGAAAGCCGAGGCTCTACACAACATCTGGCAGGGGCGGGGCCAGTACGGCATCAAGAGCATCATCCGACAGGCGGAGGACTTCGTGCAGGCGAGCTGCCAGCAGCCCGTCCAGTACCTCCACCCCCACGTCGTCTTTGCCTTTTACAACGGCGTGTCCAGCCCCATGGCAGAGCGCCTGAAGGACATGGGCGTGTCTGTCCGCGGGGACATCGTCGCCGTAAACGCGGTGCTGACAGAGGAAGAGGACGATGAAaacgaggaggaggaagaggagtccgagCTGACCAGAGTGGACCGCGACAACGTTGTGGCAAGCCTGGCATTCCCCACACAAGTCCGCACCGAAGAGTGTCCCCGCGTCAACCTTGACATCACCACGCTCATCGCCTACGTGTCATCGCTGAGTCACGGCCGCTGTCACTTCACCTTCAGAGAGCACGTTCTCACTGAGCAGGCCGCTCAGGAGCGCCGCCAGCAGGTGTTGCCGCAACTCGACGCCTTCATGGCGGGGAAGGAGTTGTACGCCTGTGCCGCTGCCGTCCAGGACTTCCAGCTCATCCTGGATACACTTGGCGGGCCCGGCGAGAAGGAGCGCGCTCGCCAGCTGCTGGACCGCCTCCACCTGGTGGACGACCGGCCTTCAGAGCGGGCATTGCGCCTCACGCCGAGTGCCAAGGTAAACCGCCGCTCCCTCTTGATTTTTGGCACCGGAGACTCGCTGCAGGCGGTCACCATGACGGCAAACAGTCGCTTTGTCAGGGCAGCGGCTAATCAGGACGTCCGGTTCAGCGTGTTCATCCACCAACCGCGAGCTTTGACTGAGGGCAAAGAGTGGAGGGCCAAGCCAATCAGTACAGCAGCTGATGGGAGTTCATAA
- the dnajc1 gene encoding dnaJ homolog subfamily C member 1 produces the protein MADWVVLLSVLVLSACPPSAAWDADMELLDLVEEIPETFYQFLSVEQDAPAAEIKKAYRRLSLILHPDKNKDANAESQFRQLVAIYEVLKDEERRNRYDDILLNGLPDWRQPVFYYRRVRKMSNSELAFLLFLILTVGHYVVLWSIYLEKQLDEVLSKKKKEKKKKINSKLAEEVKWTTPDRPDRAQERPHWQDILPLKVSMWIYLSIKHAPQTLQEVQQFYKDYQQMKQHQREEEEAQQEVVTREKRPKVKKAKMDFPVYVPSEDELNFQSYQQAASIEEVEDQLDEWLQDQRHAKKKASEWSEDDISLLSRLMGKFPGGTPGRWEKIALELGRSVTDVTTKVKQAKDNVNLSTGLVKLSELKKPSIPARSLPVPDCVMTQRVGVGSGEPQEELIPVAKKRNKKNLVAANEGELRVRARRQKDFHPEEEDEEVEPQENKPDLMVWTQNQQKLLELALQQFPRGTAERWDCIAKVVPGKSKEDCIVRYKILAELVQKRKQAKS, from the exons ATGGCGGACTGGGTCGTGTTGCTCTCCGTGCTGGTGCTGTCTGCGTGTCCTCCCTCGGCGGCTTGGGACGCCGACATGGAGCTTCTCGACCTCGTCGAAGAGATCCCGGAGACCTTCTACCAATTTTTGTCGGTGGAGCAG GATGCCCCAGCAGCAGAAATCAAGAAGGCGTATCGACGCTTGTCCCTCATTTTGCACCCTGACAAGAACAAGGATGCAAATGCAGAAAGCCAATTTCGACAG TTGGTGGCCATTTACGAAGTCTTAAAAGATGAAGAGAGACGAAACAG GTATGACGACATCCTGTTGAACGGACTACCTGACTGGCGTCAGCCCGTCTTCTACTACCGACGTGTGAGGAAGATGAGTAACAGCGAGTTggccttcctcctcttcctcatccTCACCGTGGGGCACTATGTCGTCCTTTGGTCCATTTACCTGGAAAAACAGCTG GATGAGGTGTTGagtaaaaagaagaaagaaaagaaaaagaagatcAACTCTAAACTGGCAGAAGAAGTCAAGTGGACAACACCAGACCGTCCCGACAG GGCTCAGGAGCGCCCCCACTGGCAGGACATTCTTCCTCTGAAAGTCAGCATGTGGATTTACCTGTCAATCAAACACGCGCCACAAACCCTGCAG GAGGTCCAACAGTTCTACAAAGACTACCAGCAGATGAAGCAACACCagagggaagaagaagaagctcaaCAGGAAGTTGTGACCA GAGAGAAGAGGCCGAAGGTGAAGAAAGCAAAGATGGACTTTCCTGTTTATGTCCCATCAGAAGATGAGTTGAACTTTCAAAGTTACCAGCAGGCGGCATCCATTGAGGAAGTAGAAGACCAGCTGGATGAATGGCTGCAGGACCAGAGGCATGCCAAGAAGAAG GCTTCAGAGTGGAGCGAGGATGACATCAGCCTACTCAGCAGATTGATGGGCAAATTTCCAGGAGGAACACCAGGACGCTGGGAGAAAATCGCTCTTGAGCTGGGAAGATCTGTGACTGAT GTGACCACCAAAGTCAAACAGGCCAAAGACAACGTCAACCTCAGCACAG GTCTCGTCAAGCTGTCTGAGTTGAAGAAGCCCTCTATTCCTGCAAGGTCACTTCCTGTTCCTGACTGTGTGATGACACAAAGAGTGGGCGTGGGCAGTGGCGAGCCGCAGGAGGAATTGATTCCGGTGGCCAAGAAAAGGAACAAGAAGAACCTGGTAGCAGCAAATGAAGGGGAGCTCCGTGTCAGAGCTCGGCGACAGAAAGACTTCCACCCCgaagaggaggatgaggaggtaGAGCCTCAAGAGAACAAACCGGACTTGATGGTTTGGACTCAGAACCAACAAAAGCTGCTGGAACTGGCCCTGCAACAGTTCCCCAGAGGAACTGCCGAGCGCTGGGACTGCATCGCCAAAGTGGTGCCAGGGAAAAGCAAG GAGGACTGCATAGTTCGTTACAAGATCTTGGCGGAACTTGTCCAGAAAAGGAAACAAGCGAAGAGCTGA